In Nicotiana tabacum cultivar K326 chromosome 2, ASM71507v2, whole genome shotgun sequence, the following proteins share a genomic window:
- the LOC107821866 gene encoding casein kinase 1-like protein 1, with translation MESRVGNKYRLGRKIGSGSFGEIYLGTNIQTNEELAIKLENVKTKHPQLLYESKLYRILQGGTGIPNVRWFGVEGDYNVLVMDLLGPSLEDLFNFCSRKLSLKTVLMLADQMINRVEFVHSKSFLHRDIKPDNFLMGLGRRANQVYIIDFGLAKKYRDTSTHQHIPYRENKNLTGTARYASMNTHLGIEQSRRDDLESLGYVLMYFLRGSLPWQGLKAGTKKQKYEKISEKKVSTSIEALCRGYPTEFASYFHYCRSLRFEDKPDYAYLKRIFRDLFIREGFQFDYVFDWTILKYQQSQIAAPPSRPLGPSAGPSSGMPPVIPNVERQSGEEEGRQSAEPSRRRSSGPLINAGSLSRQKSPIGNDSTSRDAMLSSSTFMGRSSGSLRRGLVSGSRETFTMGNDSDPTHSRTPEVSPGTMHKLSGGHRSSPLGGSSDPRYASSGQNTSGIKNYETTIKGIEALHFDDEERAH, from the exons atgGAGTCTCGTGTGGGTAACAAGTATCGACTTGGTCGCAAAATTGGCAGTGGATCGTTCGGTGAGATCTATCTCG GTACTAATATTCAGACTAATGAGGAGTTGGCAATTAAGCTG GAAAATGTCAAGACAAAGCATCCTCAGTTGCTATATGAGTCAAAGTTGTATAGAATTCTTCAAGGAGGAA CTGGTATTCCAAATGTGAGGTGGTTTGGCGTGGAGGGAGATTACAATGTTCTGGTCATGGATTTGCTAGGACCCAGTCTTGaagatttatttaatttttgcaGCAGGAAGCTTTCCCTGAAGACAGTTTTAATGCTTGCAGATCAAATG ATAAATCGTGTTGAATTTGTTCATTCCAAATCATTTTTGCATCGAGATATCAAGCCAGACAATTTTCTTATGGGCTTGGGAAGACGTGCAAATCAG GTTTACATAATTGACTTTGGTCTAGCCAAAAAGTATCGAGACACTTCAACTCACCAGCACATTCCTTACCG AGAGAACAAAAACTTGACCGGCACTGCAAGATATGCTAGCATGAACACTCACCTTGGTATCG AACAAAGCAGGAGGGATGATTTGGAGTCTCTTGGATATGTTCTTATGTACTTCCTCAGAGGAAG TCTTCCTTGGCAAGGACTGAAAGCAGGAACTAAGAAGCAGAAGTATGAGAAAATTAGTGAAAAGAAGGTTTCAACATCTATTGAG GCTCTGTGTCGTGGTTATCCTACTGAATTTGCATCATATTTCCATTATTGTCGTTCTCTTCGCTTCGAGGATAAGCCAGATTATGCTTATCTGAAGAGAATATTCCGTGATCTCTTCATCCGTGAAG GCTTTCAGTTTGACTATGTGTTTGATTGGACTAttttgaagtatcagcaatcacaAATTGCAGCTCCTCCTTCCCGACCTCTT gGCCCTAGTGCCGGACCCAGCTCAGGCATGCCTCCAGTTATTCCAAATGTAGAAAGGCAGTCAG GTGAAGAAGAAGGAAGACAATCAGCAGAGCCTTCTCGGAGGAGAAGTTCTGGGCCACTTATAAATGCTGGAAGTTTATCCAGGCAGAAGAGTCCTATCGGAAATGATTCCACGAGCAGGGATGCTATg CTATCAAGCTCCACTTTTATGGGAAGATCTAGTGGATCTCTGAGGCGAGGTCTAGTCTCCGGGAGCCGTGAGACTTTCACAATGGGGAATGACTCTGACCCTACACATTCTCGCACACCTGAGGTAAGTCCAGGGACCATGCACAAACTATCAGGTGGACATAGAAGCTCTCCACTTGGTGGATCGTCCGATCCTAGATATGCTTCATCTGGCCAGAATACTTCTGGAATAAAGAACTACGAAACCACAATCAAAGGAATTGAGGCTCTACATTTTGATGACGAAGAGAGGGCTCATTGA